The Sorangiineae bacterium MSr11367 genome window below encodes:
- a CDS encoding FAD-dependent oxidoreductase: protein MPQLRIANVQRLGEVDFDVLVVGGGINGAVSAACLSARGAKVALIDKGDFAGFTSQQSSNLAWGGIKYMETMEFGLVRKLCMSRNHLIRSYPSTVQEIRFFAAHPRGFRHGLWKLYLGAWIYWFIGSLFTKKPRLLPQSKMAREEPVIDLEVADGGFEYSDAFLHDNDARFVFNFVRGALNYGCVAANYVESRGSEYDAASGMWVTRAKDISGSRTDGREITIRSRVVVNACGPYVDSMNGNAGEKTSHHHVFSKGIHLIVDRITPHRRVLTMFADDGRPFFVIPMGPRSCIGTTDTRVDRPETHVTAEDRRFVLDNINKRLKLKKPLTEADIIAERCGVRPLAVTSTGNGGTDWTQLSRKHAIEVDRERRHISIFGGKLTDCLNVGEEIAEEVQSLGVSFPYPQARWYGEPPDETHREFLHQARLMNLDGMTPPSSSEKLTSRLWRRYGAEALGLLEDIRADPRMAELVVEGAEYLRCEIAQAARREMIVKLDDFLRRRSKIALVIHKDVLRDAPGLREACEILFGADADRRFEEYFATADAPGTRYPVSA, encoded by the coding sequence ATGCCTCAATTGCGAATTGCCAACGTCCAGCGCCTCGGCGAAGTGGACTTCGATGTTCTCGTGGTGGGTGGGGGAATCAATGGCGCCGTTTCGGCGGCGTGCCTCTCCGCGCGGGGCGCGAAGGTGGCACTCATCGACAAGGGCGACTTTGCCGGTTTCACCAGCCAACAATCGTCGAACCTGGCATGGGGCGGCATCAAGTACATGGAGACGATGGAGTTTGGGCTGGTGCGCAAACTCTGCATGTCGCGCAATCACTTGATTCGCAGTTACCCCTCCACGGTGCAGGAGATTCGCTTCTTCGCCGCGCACCCGCGCGGGTTTCGCCACGGATTGTGGAAGCTGTATTTGGGTGCGTGGATCTATTGGTTCATCGGCAGCCTGTTCACCAAGAAGCCGCGCCTCTTGCCCCAGTCGAAGATGGCGCGCGAGGAGCCGGTGATCGATCTGGAGGTGGCCGACGGCGGGTTCGAATATTCGGACGCGTTTTTGCACGACAACGACGCGCGCTTCGTCTTCAACTTCGTACGCGGTGCGCTGAACTATGGCTGCGTGGCGGCGAACTACGTGGAGTCGCGCGGATCGGAGTACGACGCGGCCTCGGGCATGTGGGTCACACGCGCGAAGGACATCTCGGGCTCGAGAACGGACGGGCGTGAAATCACCATTCGCTCGCGGGTGGTGGTCAATGCGTGCGGGCCGTACGTGGACTCGATGAACGGGAACGCCGGCGAGAAGACGTCGCACCATCACGTCTTCTCCAAGGGCATCCACTTGATCGTGGATCGCATCACGCCGCACCGCCGGGTGCTCACCATGTTCGCCGACGATGGGCGGCCGTTCTTCGTGATTCCCATGGGCCCGCGCTCGTGCATCGGCACGACGGACACGCGGGTGGATCGGCCCGAGACGCACGTGACCGCAGAAGATCGCCGGTTCGTGTTGGACAACATCAACAAGCGGCTCAAGCTGAAGAAGCCGCTGACCGAGGCGGACATCATCGCCGAGCGATGCGGGGTGCGCCCGCTGGCCGTGACGTCCACCGGCAATGGCGGCACCGATTGGACGCAGCTGTCGCGCAAGCACGCCATCGAGGTGGATCGCGAGCGGCGTCACATCAGCATTTTCGGCGGCAAGCTGACCGACTGCCTCAACGTGGGCGAGGAAATCGCCGAGGAGGTGCAGTCGCTGGGTGTCTCCTTCCCGTATCCGCAGGCACGCTGGTACGGCGAGCCGCCGGACGAGACGCACCGGGAGTTCTTGCACCAGGCGCGGCTGATGAACCTCGATGGGATGACCCCGCCGAGCTCCTCGGAGAAGCTGACGTCGCGTTTGTGGCGGCGTTATGGCGCCGAAGCGCTGGGGCTCTTGGAGGACATCCGCGCCGATCCGCGGATGGCCGAGTTGGTCGTGGAGGGCGCCGAGTACCTGCGCTGCGAGATTGCGCAGGCGGCGCGGCGCGAGATGATCGTGAAGCTGGACGACTTTTTGCGGCGGCGCTCCAAGATTGCGCTGGTGATCCACAAGGACGTGCTGCGCGATGCGCCGGGCCTTCGCGAGGCGTGCGAGATCTTGTTCGGCGCCGATGCGGATCGGCGCTTCGAAGAGTACTTCGCGACGGCGGACGCGCCCGGGACTAGATATCCCGTAAGCGCGTAG
- a CDS encoding ABC transporter permease has protein sequence MTQSAAEAIHVQDERSLPRRVLDAVGAQNLSLLMALAAVVTIIGVQDPNFFSPSNMLAIGTAVAIAGLLAAVQTVVVILGALDISVGSMTGFTSVICAMVFTATGSASLGVVAALGIGLFCGLINGATIVYGRVNPVIATLATLATFKGLAQLVSGGRAQGYTGGDDFFIFLARGSIAAIPTLIWVLVLIAAALHVLLKYTDIGRNIYAVGGNDVAARLAGIAINKYVVGAYALSGAVAAIAGVLLTARTGSGQPVSGSEGLELESITAAALGGCDLRGGKGAIPSTLLAILLLGVLSNGMTVLGVNPFWQNVAKGALLAIAVIIQQKRSGERAVGLPR, from the coding sequence GTGACTCAATCCGCGGCCGAGGCCATCCACGTGCAAGACGAACGATCGCTGCCGCGTCGCGTGCTCGACGCTGTGGGCGCTCAGAACCTGAGTTTGCTCATGGCGCTCGCCGCCGTGGTGACGATCATCGGCGTGCAGGATCCGAACTTCTTCTCCCCGAGCAACATGCTGGCCATCGGCACCGCCGTGGCCATCGCCGGGTTGCTCGCCGCCGTGCAGACCGTCGTGGTCATCTTGGGCGCGCTCGACATCTCCGTCGGATCCATGACCGGCTTCACCTCGGTCATCTGCGCCATGGTCTTCACCGCCACCGGCAGCGCATCGCTGGGCGTGGTGGCGGCGCTGGGCATCGGCCTGTTCTGCGGCTTGATCAACGGCGCCACCATCGTCTACGGCCGGGTGAACCCGGTCATCGCGACCTTGGCGACATTGGCGACCTTCAAGGGCCTCGCGCAGCTCGTCTCGGGCGGCCGCGCCCAGGGCTACACCGGCGGGGACGACTTCTTCATCTTCCTCGCGCGCGGCAGCATCGCGGCCATTCCGACGCTCATCTGGGTGCTCGTGCTCATCGCCGCCGCGCTGCACGTGCTCCTCAAGTACACGGACATCGGGCGCAACATCTACGCCGTCGGTGGCAACGACGTGGCCGCGCGCCTCGCCGGCATCGCCATCAACAAGTACGTGGTTGGCGCCTATGCGCTCTCCGGCGCAGTCGCCGCCATCGCGGGCGTGCTCCTCACCGCGCGCACGGGCTCGGGCCAGCCGGTCTCCGGCAGCGAGGGCCTCGAGCTCGAGTCCATCACCGCGGCCGCACTCGGCGGCTGTGATCTACGGGGAGGAAAGGGCGCCATCCCGAGCACGTTGCTCGCCATTCTGCTCCTCGGCGTTCTGAGCAACGGCATGACCGTCCTCGGCGTGAACCCCTTCTGGCAGAACGTTGCCAAGGGCGCGTTGCTGGCCATCGCCGTCATCATCCAACAAAAGCGCAGCGGCGAACGCGCTGTCGGGCTGCCTCGTTAG
- a CDS encoding sugar ABC transporter ATP-binding protein, with the protein MTTALQLSGVSKGFSGVQALSDVSIECQAGEVLALMGENGAGKSTLLKVLSGDHQPDTGRIVVGGTPRVFRTPAEAHKAGVRVIYQEPEIIPHVSVAENVYVGALPHRFHWFDRKGLIKRFRADLERFGFSGMLDAEMLGNQLSAAHRQLVEILRALVGEVKIIAFDEPTSSLSGEETDVLFALIERLRQSGVAIIYVSHRMQEIMRIADRVAVLRDGKYVGDRKVREKPGAPATLSEDDVVRMMVGRDLSAMYVRETHEPGHIVLSLDKITNEDVHGVSFDVRAGEIVGLAGLVGAGRTELAQAIFGDTPIQSGRILWDGEGEGKLRELHLRSPRDAIRAGIGLAPEERKTQALLMRRSVRDNTSLAVLEHLRRFRFIRGDEERDLVRKFVSKLRVRTPSLEREVRTLSGGNQQKVVLARWLARRPKLLILDEPTRGVDVGVKAEIYAIIAELAREGIAVLVISSDLPEVIGLSDRIVVMHCGHVTGQLTRAEATEERIMALAMAGYLQQAPEKASKTEQMMEGAQ; encoded by the coding sequence ATGACCACCGCGTTGCAGCTATCGGGGGTGAGCAAGGGATTTTCCGGGGTACAGGCCCTCTCTGACGTGAGCATCGAATGCCAAGCTGGCGAGGTGCTCGCGTTGATGGGGGAAAATGGCGCCGGCAAGTCCACGTTGCTCAAAGTCCTCAGTGGTGACCACCAGCCCGACACCGGTCGCATCGTCGTCGGCGGAACACCGCGGGTGTTTCGCACGCCGGCCGAAGCGCACAAAGCCGGTGTGCGGGTCATCTACCAAGAGCCCGAGATCATTCCGCACGTCTCCGTTGCGGAAAACGTCTACGTGGGCGCCTTGCCGCATCGATTCCATTGGTTCGATCGCAAAGGCCTCATCAAACGTTTTCGCGCCGACCTGGAGCGATTCGGCTTCTCGGGAATGCTCGACGCGGAGATGTTGGGCAATCAATTGTCCGCCGCGCATCGCCAGCTCGTAGAGATTCTGCGTGCGCTGGTCGGCGAGGTGAAGATCATCGCCTTCGACGAGCCCACCTCCTCGCTCTCGGGCGAGGAGACGGACGTCCTCTTCGCGCTGATCGAGCGGCTGCGCCAAAGCGGCGTGGCCATCATCTACGTCTCGCACCGCATGCAAGAGATCATGCGCATCGCCGACCGCGTGGCTGTGTTGCGGGACGGGAAATACGTGGGTGATCGTAAGGTGCGGGAAAAGCCCGGGGCGCCGGCCACGTTGAGCGAGGACGACGTCGTGCGCATGATGGTCGGGCGCGATCTCTCGGCGATGTACGTGCGCGAGACGCACGAGCCGGGGCACATCGTCCTATCGCTCGACAAGATCACCAACGAGGACGTGCACGGCGTGAGCTTCGACGTGCGCGCGGGCGAGATCGTCGGTCTCGCCGGACTCGTGGGCGCAGGTCGCACCGAGCTTGCGCAGGCCATCTTCGGCGACACGCCGATTCAATCGGGTCGCATCCTCTGGGATGGGGAAGGCGAGGGCAAACTGCGCGAGCTTCACCTGCGCAGCCCGCGCGATGCCATCCGCGCCGGCATCGGCCTCGCGCCCGAGGAGCGAAAGACGCAGGCGCTCTTGATGCGTCGCTCGGTGCGCGACAACACGTCCTTGGCCGTGCTGGAGCATCTTCGGCGTTTCCGCTTCATTCGCGGTGACGAGGAGCGCGATCTGGTGCGCAAGTTCGTGAGCAAGCTGCGCGTGCGTACGCCGTCGCTGGAGAGGGAGGTGCGCACGCTGTCGGGTGGCAACCAGCAGAAGGTGGTGCTTGCCCGGTGGCTTGCACGGCGGCCGAAGCTTCTCATTTTGGACGAGCCCACCCGCGGCGTGGACGTCGGCGTCAAAGCCGAGATCTACGCCATCATCGCGGAGCTCGCGCGTGAGGGCATCGCGGTGCTGGTCATCTCGTCCGACCTCCCGGAGGTCATCGGCCTCTCGGACCGCATCGTGGTCATGCATTGCGGCCACGTGACCGGGCAGCTCACGCGCGCCGAAGCGACCGAGGAGCGGATCATGGCTCTCGCCATGGCGGGTTATCTTCAGCAAGCCCCTGAAAAAGCGTCAAAAACCGAGCAGATGATGGAAGGTGCACAGTGA
- a CDS encoding substrate-binding domain-containing protein, with product MKRSLALCLSVCCVLAACKSGKETPTENAAAAQPQPAKSGKRTIAYIQKQGDQQYFVDQAAGAQAEAAKLGVELKVSNVALDSNLAVSTLETMIAQKVDGIAIVVPDQLIGPQVIDRAKQAGIPLIASDDGILDAQKNAAPFVGFDGTAMGTEVGTKAGQLYKASGWKAAETRIISASKQDLSVCQDRVNGAKKAFLEASGETGIKVIDLGTNNSPTDAQDKTAGVMTANRGVKHWVVWGCNDENVSGVVNALQNGNVDQKDIAGVGLGAYLACKDWKAGKTTGMKAALFIDGKDVGAAAVKVLSEAIQNKTPLPPKTIAKTHMVDSTNWEQAGVKCM from the coding sequence ATGAAACGAAGTCTCGCGCTGTGTCTCTCGGTGTGCTGTGTCCTCGCGGCCTGCAAGTCTGGAAAGGAAACCCCGACGGAGAATGCGGCCGCTGCGCAGCCCCAACCGGCCAAATCGGGTAAGCGCACCATTGCGTATATTCAGAAACAGGGAGACCAACAGTACTTCGTCGATCAGGCGGCGGGCGCTCAAGCGGAGGCTGCCAAACTCGGGGTCGAGCTCAAAGTTTCCAATGTGGCGCTCGATTCCAATTTGGCTGTCAGCACCCTCGAGACAATGATTGCTCAAAAGGTGGACGGCATTGCCATCGTCGTTCCTGACCAATTAATCGGTCCGCAAGTGATCGATCGCGCCAAGCAAGCAGGCATTCCGCTCATCGCCTCCGACGACGGAATCCTCGACGCGCAGAAGAACGCCGCGCCCTTCGTCGGCTTCGACGGCACCGCGATGGGAACCGAAGTGGGCACCAAGGCGGGACAGCTTTACAAGGCATCCGGTTGGAAGGCCGCCGAGACGCGCATCATCAGCGCCTCGAAGCAAGATCTCAGCGTTTGCCAAGATCGCGTGAATGGCGCCAAAAAAGCCTTCCTCGAGGCCTCGGGCGAGACCGGCATCAAGGTCATCGACCTGGGAACGAACAATTCACCGACGGACGCGCAAGACAAGACCGCGGGCGTCATGACCGCCAACCGCGGCGTCAAACACTGGGTCGTGTGGGGCTGCAACGACGAGAACGTCAGCGGTGTCGTGAATGCACTTCAGAACGGCAACGTCGACCAGAAAGATATCGCGGGCGTCGGCCTGGGCGCCTATCTCGCGTGCAAGGATTGGAAGGCCGGCAAAACGACCGGCATGAAGGCGGCCCTCTTCATCGACGGAAAAGACGTCGGCGCCGCGGCCGTGAAGGTGCTTTCCGAGGCGATTCAAAACAAGACCCCGCTTCCCCCCAAGACGATCGCCAAAACACACATGGTCGATTCGACGAATTGGGAGCAAGCGGGAGTAAAGTGCATGTGA
- the galK gene encoding galactokinase, whose translation MVLHDERPGLTVAVTSAELLATVRAEFRALTSREPEGLWRAPGRVNLIGEHTDYNDGFVFPLAIDLHVLIAASPRTDGVLRVRSVEKGETVEIPDVRALVPSSAWKGAWASYVAGTAWALRDAGYAIGGADIVVGSTLPAGAGLSSSAALECGTARALTELHGVAITDLDIAKLAQRAENVFVGMPCGLMDQLSSTFGRAGHALFIDVRKLDIVPYPFDVRSANLELLVIDTRAHHELVDGGYADRRAACERSAAKLGVPALRDVAVSDLPSALERLADPILVKRTRHIVTENDRVNRIAELLAAGRVTEIGPLLTASHVSLRDDFQISCEELDVAVDTALASGALGARMVGGGFGGSAIALVPQDKAAALEQAVVTAFAARGFTRPWIFHAVAADGVHRVQS comes from the coding sequence GTGGTCCTTCATGACGAAAGGCCGGGCCTGACCGTGGCGGTGACGAGTGCCGAACTTCTCGCCACCGTGCGCGCCGAGTTTCGTGCGCTGACCTCGCGCGAGCCGGAAGGCCTCTGGCGCGCGCCCGGCCGGGTCAACTTGATCGGCGAGCACACCGACTACAACGACGGGTTCGTCTTTCCGCTGGCCATCGACCTGCACGTCCTCATCGCAGCCTCACCCCGCACCGATGGCGTGCTGCGGGTTCGCTCCGTCGAAAAGGGCGAAACGGTGGAGATCCCCGATGTGCGGGCCCTCGTGCCGTCCTCCGCGTGGAAGGGCGCATGGGCCTCGTACGTCGCGGGCACCGCGTGGGCCCTTCGCGATGCGGGCTACGCCATTGGCGGTGCCGACATCGTCGTGGGCAGCACCTTGCCGGCCGGCGCGGGGCTCTCCTCGAGCGCCGCCCTCGAATGCGGAACGGCGCGGGCGCTCACCGAGCTGCACGGCGTTGCCATCACGGATCTCGACATTGCCAAGCTCGCGCAGCGCGCGGAAAACGTCTTCGTCGGCATGCCGTGCGGGCTGATGGACCAGCTATCGTCCACGTTTGGCCGGGCAGGGCATGCGCTCTTCATCGACGTCCGCAAGCTCGACATCGTTCCGTATCCCTTCGACGTGCGCTCGGCCAACCTCGAGCTCCTGGTCATCGACACGCGCGCCCACCACGAACTGGTCGACGGCGGATATGCCGATCGCCGCGCCGCCTGCGAGCGCTCCGCCGCCAAGCTGGGGGTGCCCGCCCTGCGCGACGTCGCCGTGTCGGATCTGCCCAGCGCACTCGAGCGCCTCGCCGATCCCATCCTGGTGAAGCGCACCCGCCACATCGTCACCGAGAACGACCGCGTGAACCGCATCGCGGAGCTGCTCGCCGCCGGCCGCGTGACCGAGATTGGCCCGCTGCTCACCGCATCGCACGTCTCCCTGCGCGATGACTTCCAGATCTCGTGCGAGGAGCTCGACGTGGCCGTCGACACCGCGCTTGCCTCCGGCGCACTCGGCGCACGCATGGTCGGCGGTGGGTTCGGCGGCTCGGCCATTGCCTTGGTGCCGCAAGACAAAGCCGCCGCCCTGGAGCAAGCCGTGGTGACCGCCTTCGCCGCGCGCGGATTCACCCGCCCATGGATCTTCCACGCCGTCGCCGCCGACGGCGTTCATCGAGTTCAATCGTGA
- the galE gene encoding UDP-glucose 4-epimerase GalE, with product MRLFVTGGAGYIGSVVAAKLLQAGHDVTVFDNLSTGHRELVPKAARFIQGDLLDRAAVQAAVGAGFDAVLHFAAKSLVGESAQKPSLYFGENVGGAVNLVDAMREAQVPSIVFSSTAAVYGEPEVVPIPEDAPPRPVNAYGASKLAIDQLLSFSGAAHGLKAVSLRYFNVGGAFGYQGERHTIETHVIPRILTAAQQDESFDVYGTDYPTPDGTAVRDYVHVADLADAHLLALLDMAERGTIGQHRIYNLGNGEGFSVRQVLEVARQVTQKAIPANERPRRAGDPVRLVASSEKVRRELGWNPERSDLASIISDAWSFMTKGRA from the coding sequence ATGCGACTATTCGTCACGGGCGGTGCCGGTTACATCGGCAGCGTCGTTGCCGCGAAGCTTCTTCAGGCGGGGCACGACGTCACGGTGTTCGACAACCTTTCCACCGGTCACCGCGAGCTCGTTCCCAAGGCGGCCCGCTTCATCCAGGGAGACCTGCTCGATCGCGCCGCCGTGCAGGCAGCCGTGGGGGCCGGCTTCGATGCCGTGCTGCACTTCGCGGCCAAGTCCCTGGTCGGCGAGTCGGCCCAGAAGCCGTCGCTCTACTTCGGTGAGAACGTCGGCGGTGCGGTCAATCTGGTCGATGCGATGCGCGAGGCCCAGGTCCCGAGCATCGTCTTTTCCTCGACCGCCGCGGTGTACGGCGAGCCCGAGGTGGTGCCCATCCCGGAAGATGCGCCGCCACGTCCCGTCAATGCGTACGGCGCCTCCAAGTTGGCCATCGACCAGCTCCTCAGCTTCTCCGGGGCGGCCCACGGCCTGAAGGCGGTCAGCCTGCGCTACTTCAACGTGGGTGGCGCCTTCGGCTATCAAGGTGAGCGCCACACCATCGAAACGCACGTCATCCCGCGCATCCTCACCGCGGCCCAGCAAGACGAGTCGTTCGACGTCTACGGCACGGATTATCCCACGCCCGATGGCACGGCCGTCCGCGACTACGTGCACGTGGCCGATCTCGCCGACGCGCATCTTCTCGCGCTGCTCGACATGGCGGAGCGCGGAACGATCGGACAGCACCGCATCTACAACTTGGGCAACGGCGAAGGCTTCTCCGTACGCCAGGTGCTCGAGGTCGCGCGCCAGGTGACGCAAAAGGCCATTCCCGCCAACGAGCGCCCGCGCCGCGCCGGCGATCCGGTGCGCCTCGTGGCCAGCAGCGAAAAGGTCCGGCGCGAGCTCGGATGGAACCCGGAGCGCTCCGACTTGGCGAGCATCATCTCCGATGCGTGGTCCTTCATGACGAAAGGCCGGGCCTGA
- the galT gene encoding galactose-1-phosphate uridylyltransferase, translated as MSRPETNKTRILLSDGREFVYYDDRPGIDRTAPDRRGLEPHNPKSEIRYDPVLDDWVIVAAHRQTRTNLPKASECPLCPTLQGAEYLSEIPADDYHVVAFENRFPSLGGSSGGLEVLEGTIHTKPGVGRCEVVCFTSDHGSSFVKLPQARLRTLAAAWVDRTLEMSKYPGVEQVFVFENRGAEIGATLDHPHGQIYGYPFVTSRTARALASAERWQKAHGGCLFCAIVSEESQKRIRVVRETEHFVAFVPAAPRFPYEVHVYPRRHVPDLPALTQAELDELMALQVDLLERFFRLFDKPIPYMSCWHQAPVRVGRDLHHLSLQLISPQRAPNTLKFFASSESGMHAYTMDVLPEAIATRLRDI; from the coding sequence GTGAGCCGACCCGAAACGAACAAGACCCGCATCCTTCTCTCCGACGGCCGCGAATTCGTTTACTACGACGATCGCCCCGGCATCGACCGCACCGCGCCCGATCGCCGCGGCCTCGAGCCTCACAACCCGAAGTCCGAGATCCGCTACGATCCGGTCCTCGATGACTGGGTCATCGTGGCCGCGCACCGCCAGACGCGCACCAACCTGCCCAAGGCGAGCGAGTGTCCCCTGTGCCCCACGCTCCAGGGCGCCGAGTACCTCTCGGAGATCCCTGCGGACGACTACCACGTCGTTGCCTTCGAGAACCGTTTCCCTTCGCTCGGAGGCTCGAGCGGCGGCCTCGAGGTCCTCGAGGGCACCATCCACACGAAGCCCGGGGTCGGCCGGTGCGAGGTCGTCTGCTTCACCAGCGACCATGGCTCCTCCTTCGTGAAGCTCCCCCAAGCGCGCCTGCGCACCCTCGCGGCCGCGTGGGTCGATCGCACGTTGGAAATGTCGAAGTACCCGGGGGTGGAGCAGGTCTTCGTCTTCGAAAACCGCGGTGCCGAGATTGGCGCGACGTTGGACCATCCGCACGGCCAGATCTACGGCTACCCCTTCGTGACCTCACGCACCGCCCGCGCGCTCGCCTCCGCAGAGCGCTGGCAGAAGGCCCACGGCGGTTGCCTCTTCTGCGCCATCGTTTCCGAGGAATCGCAGAAGCGCATTCGCGTGGTCCGCGAGACCGAGCACTTCGTCGCCTTCGTCCCGGCCGCTCCGCGCTTCCCCTACGAGGTCCACGTCTACCCGCGCCGCCACGTGCCCGATCTCCCCGCGCTCACGCAGGCCGAGCTCGACGAGCTCATGGCCCTCCAGGTCGACTTGCTCGAGCGCTTCTTCCGGCTCTTCGACAAGCCCATCCCGTACATGTCCTGCTGGCACCAGGCCCCGGTGCGCGTGGGCCGCGATCTGCACCACCTCTCGCTGCAACTCATCAGCCCGCAGCGCGCGCCGAACACGCTCAAGTTCTTCGCCTCGAGCGAATCCGGCATGCACGCCTACACCATGGACGTCTTGCCCGAGGCCATCGCTACGCGCTTACGGGATATCTAG
- a CDS encoding prolyl oligopeptidase family serine peptidase translates to MSSGASLAREKELAQKVAPILDAFSNREPVLTPDGKRVVFVSNREGLPQLYLGDPAHPEAPAVRLQTSSDRAFSPLVTRDGKTVVFGSDRAADEQVTFFRVDLDGKNLTILTPRDRLLRDSPQLPAKAQDMLFFSGRTAVNSALAGVYTTAMTPDKSGPVPSKWIYQDANGGQLVDVSRDGKWGLFNRFREWSDNQLALLDLERGTSSTLYPLLGQRSRVGGAAFSPDGSRVFVATDGGAEQAIVLALDTKSGREIRRYVETEAPRATIENVTVAPGGNVLALTLNAGNHSELRLLDTRTLEPKTAIKMPLGQGYAGNFSNDGSSLSVSWSTPQAPQDIFAIDTKTGASKPMRADARASLDRLPAIETTSAEVESDGLKVPVHAYIPPGGGGGDAKRPVIVWFHGGPSDSSMTRWSPLARFFVSLGYAWVEPNIRGSAGFGRAYEAADNGPKRLDSFRDVEAVGRWVQSQPWADGKKMVAFGASYGGYVVLSTLIRQPSLWAAGVDMFGIANFNSFMASTSGPVRENYRTEIGDPDKDPAFLDSISPLRDAGKITAPLFVYAGKNDPRVPKAESDQIVKALRQHKSPVEYMVKDDEGHGIVRHDNQVEFYSRVARFLETHLNTRTK, encoded by the coding sequence GTGTCCTCTGGCGCGTCGCTCGCCCGGGAGAAGGAGCTGGCCCAAAAGGTGGCGCCCATTTTGGACGCCTTCTCCAACCGCGAGCCCGTGCTGACACCGGACGGGAAGAGGGTGGTCTTCGTCTCCAACCGCGAAGGCCTTCCGCAGCTGTATCTGGGAGATCCGGCGCACCCGGAGGCGCCGGCCGTGCGCCTGCAAACCTCGTCCGATAGGGCGTTCTCGCCGCTGGTGACGCGGGATGGGAAGACGGTCGTCTTCGGCTCCGATCGCGCCGCCGACGAGCAGGTGACGTTCTTCCGCGTGGACCTCGACGGGAAAAATCTGACGATACTCACGCCGAGGGATCGGCTTCTGCGCGATTCGCCGCAGCTTCCCGCGAAGGCCCAGGACATGCTGTTCTTCAGCGGCCGCACGGCGGTGAACTCGGCGTTGGCCGGCGTGTACACGACCGCGATGACGCCCGACAAGTCGGGGCCCGTACCGTCGAAGTGGATCTATCAAGATGCCAACGGCGGGCAGCTCGTGGACGTGAGCCGCGATGGGAAGTGGGGGCTCTTCAATCGATTCCGCGAGTGGTCGGACAACCAGCTCGCCTTGCTCGATCTGGAGCGAGGCACGTCGAGCACCCTGTACCCGTTGCTTGGGCAACGAAGTCGCGTGGGCGGGGCGGCGTTTTCGCCGGATGGCTCGCGCGTATTCGTGGCGACCGATGGCGGCGCCGAGCAGGCCATCGTGCTGGCGCTGGATACGAAGAGCGGGAGGGAGATCCGGCGCTACGTCGAGACGGAGGCGCCGCGTGCGACCATCGAGAACGTCACCGTCGCGCCCGGTGGGAACGTGCTCGCATTGACCTTGAATGCCGGCAACCATAGTGAGCTGCGGCTCCTGGACACGCGCACGCTCGAGCCTAAAACCGCCATCAAGATGCCCCTGGGGCAAGGATACGCCGGCAACTTCTCCAACGACGGCTCGAGCCTTTCGGTTTCGTGGTCGACCCCGCAAGCGCCGCAAGACATCTTTGCCATCGATACCAAGACCGGCGCGTCGAAGCCGATGCGCGCCGATGCGCGCGCCTCACTCGATCGATTGCCGGCCATCGAGACGACGTCGGCCGAAGTGGAGAGCGACGGCCTGAAGGTGCCCGTGCACGCGTACATTCCTCCGGGTGGCGGCGGCGGGGACGCGAAGCGACCGGTCATCGTCTGGTTCCACGGCGGCCCCAGCGATTCGTCGATGACCCGGTGGTCTCCCCTCGCCCGCTTTTTCGTGAGCCTCGGCTACGCGTGGGTCGAGCCGAACATCCGGGGATCGGCCGGTTTCGGACGGGCCTACGAGGCCGCCGACAATGGGCCGAAGAGGCTCGATTCGTTCAGGGACGTGGAGGCCGTCGGACGCTGGGTGCAGTCGCAGCCCTGGGCCGATGGAAAGAAGATGGTCGCATTCGGCGCGAGCTACGGTGGGTACGTCGTGTTGAGCACGCTCATCCGGCAGCCGTCGTTGTGGGCGGCCGGCGTGGACATGTTCGGCATTGCGAACTTCAACTCGTTCATGGCCTCGACGAGCGGGCCCGTGCGGGAAAACTACCGGACGGAGATTGGCGATCCGGACAAGGACCCCGCGTTCCTGGATTCGATTTCACCGTTGCGTGATGCAGGCAAGATCACCGCACCGCTGTTCGTCTACGCGGGCAAGAACGATCCACGCGTGCCCAAGGCGGAATCGGATCAGATCGTCAAGGCACTGCGGCAGCACAAATCCCCCGTCGAATACATGGTGAAAGACGACGAGGGACATGGGATTGTGCGCCACGACAACCAAGTCGAATTCTATTCGCGGGTTGCCCGCTTCCTCGAGACCCACTTGAATACACGCACGAAATAG